Proteins from a genomic interval of Candidatus Acetothermia bacterium:
- the mtnA gene encoding S-methyl-5-thioribose-1-phosphate isomerase, which translates to MRPVYWEDGAIKLLDQMRLPQEEVWLSLTRWGEVAEAIKSMRVRGAPAIGIAAAYGLALAVWNPSPGKAPRAAFEEAAEGLSRTRPTAVNLFWAIRRMEGAFRRLAGSDPGELRRGVLAEAVRIHEEDIAANRRIGEYGAALLPQGARVLTICNTGALATGGYGTALGVVRAAWEQGKLREVYACETRPLLQGARLTAWELLTERIPFRLIVDGAAGWLMARGGVDAVLVGADRIARSGDVVNKIGTYTLACLAHRHGIPFYSAAPTSTIDLAVATGAEIPIEERAEEEVVAPRGVTFAPPGARAWNPAFDVTPAELVTAIVTERGVIRPPYHDTVPAALA; encoded by the coding sequence ATCAGGCCGGTTTACTGGGAGGACGGGGCGATAAAGCTCTTGGATCAGATGAGGCTTCCGCAGGAGGAGGTGTGGCTTTCCCTCACCCGCTGGGGGGAGGTGGCGGAGGCGATAAAGAGCATGCGGGTGCGCGGGGCACCGGCGATCGGGATCGCCGCCGCCTACGGCCTCGCCCTGGCGGTCTGGAACCCCTCTCCGGGCAAGGCCCCCCGGGCCGCGTTCGAGGAGGCCGCGGAGGGCCTTTCCCGGACGCGCCCTACCGCCGTGAACCTGTTCTGGGCCATCCGCCGGATGGAAGGCGCATTCCGCCGACTTGCGGGTTCGGACCCAGGGGAGCTGCGCCGGGGGGTCCTCGCGGAGGCGGTACGGATCCACGAGGAGGACATCGCCGCCAATCGGCGGATCGGGGAGTACGGGGCGGCCCTCCTTCCACAAGGGGCGCGGGTGCTGACCATCTGCAACACCGGGGCCCTCGCCACCGGCGGATATGGCACCGCCCTCGGGGTGGTGCGGGCGGCTTGGGAACAAGGGAAGCTCCGCGAGGTGTACGCGTGCGAGACACGCCCCCTCCTCCAGGGGGCGCGGCTCACGGCGTGGGAGCTCCTCACAGAACGGATCCCGTTTCGGCTGATCGTGGACGGGGCGGCAGGATGGCTCATGGCCCGGGGCGGGGTGGACGCGGTCCTGGTGGGGGCGGACCGCATCGCCAGGAGCGGCGACGTGGTCAACAAGATCGGCACCTATACCCTGGCCTGTCTTGCCCATCGTCATGGCATCCCGTTCTACAGCGCTGCCCCCACCTCAACGATCGACCTCGCCGTGGCCACGGGGGCGGAGATCCCGATCGAGGAGCGGGCGGAGGAGGAGGTGGTTGCGCCGCGCGGGGTCACGTTCGCCCCGCCCGGGGCACGGGCGTGGAACCCGGCGTTCGACGTGACCCCGGCGGAGCTCGTCACGGCCATCGTCACCGAGCGGGGGGTGATCCGGCCACCTTACCATGACACGGTCCCTGCGGCTCTGGCGTGA
- a CDS encoding class II aldolase/adducin family protein, giving the protein MTETAREMAARGLVRGSSGNVSVRVGDTVLITPTRIPYAYLRARQVVAIDLAGKALSGSGGPSSEWRLHVAIYRARADVRAIVHTHSPYATAVAVPLPELPVAHDEGELLFGRAIPVARHAPPGTWDLAHAAVAALGGGNAVLLARHGAVAVGSTLRQALDLAEKLEETAQLFSFRFPD; this is encoded by the coding sequence GTGACGGAGACCGCCCGGGAAATGGCTGCCCGTGGTCTGGTTCGGGGGAGCTCGGGGAACGTCTCGGTGCGGGTAGGGGACACCGTCCTCATCACCCCGACCCGCATCCCCTACGCGTACCTGCGGGCTCGTCAGGTGGTGGCCATTGACCTTGCGGGAAAAGCCCTGTCCGGGAGCGGCGGGCCGTCGTCGGAGTGGCGGTTGCACGTGGCCATCTACCGGGCCCGGGCGGACGTGCGGGCCATTGTGCATACCCACTCCCCGTACGCCACCGCTGTGGCCGTGCCCCTTCCCGAGCTTCCGGTGGCCCACGACGAGGGGGAGCTTCTGTTCGGCCGGGCGATTCCCGTAGCCCGACATGCCCCGCCGGGGACGTGGGATCTGGCCCACGCCGCGGTGGCCGCCTTGGGCGGCGGGAACGCCGTGCTCCTCGCCCGGCATGGCGCGGTGGCGGTGGGGTCGACCCTGCGGCAGGCCCTCGACCTCGCCGAGAAGCTGGAAGAAACCGCCCAGCTCTTCTCCTTCCGTTTTCCGGACTAG
- the hisS gene encoding histidine--tRNA ligase, giving the protein MKVESVRGMRDILPEETPFWQRVEAEIRAAFALYGYREIRPPLVELAALFSRGVGETTDVVHKEMYVFPDKKGLELALRPEATASVVRAYVEHGLYAKGDLAKLYYIGPMFRYEKPQKGRQRQFHQYGVEALGSLDPALDAEVIDLASFLMERLGLRREGLFLRLNSIGCARDRVGYREALRQHFLPRASELCADCQRRLAENPMRILDCKQPQCQPAIRSAPKSVDHLCDACRHHFQQVREHLDALALRYELDHTLVRGFDYYTRTVFELCSRELGAQDALLGGGRYDDLVELLGGPATPGVGFAGGMERLVLVLQAQRGEEKDATPELACCVVPIGDEAQRKAIELLAQLRRAGVSADMEYMGRSLRKAMQVAGRRARYALIVGPEELEQGQAKVKDLTTGEQRLLELQEFSAAPEVLRRRFSSDAPARGDVGFGVGDEPRERRAQGPT; this is encoded by the coding sequence ATGAAGGTCGAGAGCGTACGGGGGATGCGGGACATCCTGCCCGAGGAAACCCCCTTTTGGCAGCGGGTGGAGGCGGAGATCCGTGCTGCCTTCGCCCTGTACGGGTACCGGGAGATCCGCCCGCCGCTGGTGGAGCTCGCGGCCCTGTTCAGCCGGGGGGTGGGGGAGACCACCGACGTCGTGCACAAGGAGATGTACGTGTTCCCCGACAAAAAGGGCCTTGAGCTTGCCCTGCGCCCGGAGGCGACGGCGTCGGTGGTGCGGGCGTACGTGGAGCACGGCCTCTACGCCAAAGGGGATTTGGCCAAGCTCTACTACATTGGGCCCATGTTCCGTTACGAGAAGCCCCAGAAGGGCCGCCAGCGCCAGTTCCACCAGTATGGGGTGGAGGCCCTGGGGTCGCTCGATCCGGCGCTGGATGCTGAGGTCATCGACCTGGCGAGCTTCCTCATGGAGCGGTTGGGCCTCCGCCGGGAAGGGCTGTTTTTGCGGCTCAACTCCATTGGCTGCGCTCGGGATCGGGTCGGCTACCGGGAGGCTCTCCGCCAGCACTTCCTCCCCCGGGCGTCCGAGCTGTGTGCCGACTGCCAGCGCCGCCTTGCCGAAAATCCGATGCGCATCCTCGATTGCAAGCAACCCCAATGCCAGCCCGCGATCCGAAGCGCGCCGAAGAGCGTAGACCACCTGTGTGACGCCTGCCGGCACCACTTCCAACAAGTCAGGGAGCATCTCGACGCGCTCGCGCTCAGGTATGAGCTCGACCACACCCTGGTCCGGGGGTTCGACTACTACACCCGGACCGTGTTCGAGCTGTGTTCCCGGGAGCTTGGGGCCCAGGATGCGCTTCTGGGCGGGGGGCGGTACGACGACCTGGTGGAGCTTCTCGGGGGACCGGCCACGCCCGGGGTCGGGTTTGCCGGGGGGATGGAACGGTTGGTGCTTGTGCTCCAGGCCCAACGGGGGGAGGAAAAGGACGCGACGCCCGAGCTTGCGTGCTGCGTGGTCCCGATCGGGGACGAGGCGCAGAGGAAGGCGATCGAGCTCCTTGCCCAGCTCAGGCGGGCCGGGGTTTCTGCGGACATGGAGTACATGGGGCGTTCGCTCCGGAAGGCGATGCAGGTGGCGGGACGCCGCGCCCGCTACGCCCTGATCGTGGGCCCGGAGGAGCTTGAACAGGGTCAGGCCAAGGTAAAGGACCTTACTACCGGCGAACAGCGCCTGCTGGAGCTCCAGGAGTTTTCCGCTGCCCCCGAAGTGCTCCGGAGGAGGTTTTCGAGTGATGCCCCAGCCCGAGGGGACGTCGGGTTTGGCGTCGGGGATGAACCCCGCGAGCGTCGGGCACAAGGCCCAACCTGA
- the ribH gene encoding 6,7-dimethyl-8-ribityllumazine synthase has product MAAYEGKLDGKGLKVGIAVSRFNELVTKELLAGAVDRLRRLGVEEKDIAVAWVPGAFELPRAVRTLGSSGKVHGVLALAAVVRGATPHFEYVAAEVAKGLAKLNLELPVPVAFGVITADTQDQALERAGGKVGNKGAQAAEALVEMVNLERAIGG; this is encoded by the coding sequence ATGGCCGCCTACGAGGGAAAGCTGGACGGAAAGGGGCTAAAGGTCGGGATCGCCGTGTCCCGGTTCAACGAGCTCGTGACCAAGGAGCTCCTGGCCGGGGCGGTGGACCGCCTGCGGCGGCTCGGGGTAGAGGAAAAGGACATCGCGGTGGCATGGGTGCCGGGGGCGTTCGAGCTCCCGCGGGCGGTGCGGACCCTCGGCTCGTCGGGCAAGGTCCACGGGGTCCTCGCCCTGGCGGCGGTGGTGCGCGGGGCCACGCCCCACTTCGAGTACGTGGCCGCCGAGGTCGCGAAAGGCCTTGCGAAGCTTAATCTGGAGCTCCCGGTGCCGGTGGCGTTCGGGGTGATCACCGCTGACACGCAAGATCAGGCCCTGGAGCGGGCCGGGGGCAAGGTCGGCAACAAGGGCGCCCAGGCCGCGGAGGCCCTGGTGGAGATGGTGAACCTGGAGCGGGCGATCGGCGGATGA
- a CDS encoding bifunctional 3,4-dihydroxy-2-butanone-4-phosphate synthase/GTP cyclohydrolase II has translation MIIVVDDEDRENEGDLVMAAEKATTDAVNFMVREARGLLCVPLPREWAERLELRPMVEPPQDSHETAFTVSVDARVGVTTGISAHDRARTLRVLADPSSRPDDLVRPGHVFPLIARDGGVLRRAGHTEAAVDLCVLAGLAPVGVICEIMNDDGTMARLPDLVAFGERHGLPILTIADLIAYRKRREKLVDRICEADLPTRWGEFRIVTFRDRIAGQEHVALVKGDLAGEAPVLVRVHSECLTGDALGSLRCDCGGQLHAALDMVDREGRGVVLYMRQEGRGIGLANKVCAYHLQDQGLDTVEANLRLGYPADLREYGIGAQILVDLGVKKIRLLTNNPRKVAGLAGYGLEIVEQVPIEVEPNPYNVRYLKAKKEKLGHELRKV, from the coding sequence ATGATCATCGTCGTCGATGACGAGGACCGGGAGAACGAGGGCGACCTCGTGATGGCCGCGGAGAAGGCGACCACGGACGCGGTGAACTTCATGGTCCGCGAGGCGCGGGGACTCCTGTGCGTGCCCCTTCCCCGGGAGTGGGCGGAGCGGCTGGAGCTCCGCCCGATGGTGGAGCCGCCTCAGGACAGCCACGAGACGGCGTTCACCGTGTCTGTGGACGCCCGGGTCGGCGTCACCACCGGCATCTCCGCCCACGACCGGGCGCGCACGCTCCGCGTCCTGGCCGACCCGAGCTCGCGGCCAGATGACCTCGTCCGGCCCGGGCACGTGTTCCCCCTGATCGCCCGCGACGGCGGCGTCCTGCGCCGGGCCGGGCACACCGAGGCCGCGGTGGACCTGTGCGTGCTCGCCGGCCTCGCCCCGGTGGGGGTGATCTGCGAGATCATGAACGACGACGGGACGATGGCCCGCCTCCCCGATCTCGTGGCGTTCGGGGAACGTCATGGGCTTCCGATTCTGACCATCGCCGACCTCATCGCGTACCGCAAGAGGCGGGAGAAGCTGGTGGACCGGATCTGCGAGGCGGACCTGCCCACGCGGTGGGGGGAGTTCCGCATCGTCACCTTCCGCGACCGGATCGCCGGGCAGGAGCACGTGGCCCTGGTGAAGGGCGACCTCGCTGGGGAGGCGCCGGTGCTGGTGCGGGTGCACTCGGAGTGCCTGACCGGGGACGCCCTGGGGTCGCTGCGGTGCGACTGCGGCGGCCAGCTCCACGCCGCGCTCGACATGGTCGATCGGGAGGGGCGGGGGGTGGTGCTCTACATGCGCCAGGAGGGGCGGGGGATCGGGCTCGCCAACAAGGTGTGCGCCTACCACCTTCAGGATCAGGGCCTGGACACGGTGGAGGCCAACCTGCGCCTCGGGTACCCGGCCGACCTACGGGAGTACGGGATCGGGGCCCAGATCCTGGTCGACCTCGGGGTGAAGAAGATCCGACTCCTCACGAACAACCCGCGCAAGGTGGCCGGGCTCGCAGGCTACGGCCTGGAGATCGTGGAGCAGGTGCCGATCGAGGTCGAGCCGAACCCGTACAACGTGCGCTACCTCAAGGCGAAGAAGGAGAAGCTCGGCCACGAGCTCAGGAAGGTATGA
- a CDS encoding riboflavin synthase — protein sequence MFTGIVRAVGQVVRREPRRLTVRAEGVALDEGASLAVNGVCLTVAAVRDVGMTMALSQETLARTALGDLRPGEAVNLEPALRVGEELGGHFLLGHVDTVGKVALLERRGEDVLLGVSFDPRFSELVADKGSVGVDGISLTPYEVEEGNFRCAIVPYTWEHTNLRARRVGDRVNLEFDVLAKYVRRWRER from the coding sequence ATGTTCACCGGCATTGTGCGCGCCGTGGGCCAGGTGGTGCGGCGGGAGCCGCGGCGGCTTACGGTGCGCGCCGAGGGCGTGGCCCTGGACGAGGGGGCGAGCTTGGCGGTGAACGGGGTTTGCCTAACCGTGGCCGCCGTGCGCGATGTAGGGATGACGATGGCTCTTTCCCAGGAAACGCTCGCCCGCACTGCCCTGGGTGACCTTCGGCCGGGAGAGGCGGTGAACCTGGAGCCGGCCCTCCGGGTTGGGGAGGAATTGGGTGGCCACTTCCTCCTCGGGCACGTGGACACGGTGGGCAAGGTAGCCCTCCTCGAGCGAAGAGGGGAGGACGTACTGCTCGGCGTCTCCTTCGATCCCCGGTTCTCCGAGCTCGTGGCGGACAAGGGGTCGGTGGGTGTGGACGGAATTAGCCTAACCCCGTACGAAGTTGAGGAGGGGAACTTTCGCTGTGCGATCGTCCCCTATACCTGGGAGCACACGAACCTCCGTGCCCGCCGGGTGGGAGACCGGGTGAACCTGGAGTTCGACGTCTTGGCCAAGTACGTGCGGCGGTGGAGGGAGCGGTGA
- the yidC gene encoding membrane protein insertase YidC: MWRTVLALALVFSPWFLTVLADQPLEIVRLLHDGGEVVQVTNGLVRYQFAELGGSLRSAYVHFTSYRTQNMDAVPGWEGGVQPSLGPGVSLPFEVWLDEATVDPTVYAVAVETLAPDVAVVRLQRSGDGLVVDKAFTINWDAFYTMDVNVRVQAPGQRVRLVLGHRPSGRDVPDLRFLYDGRVYTAPLAPGTYTKFEGVGLVGKEMVYFLRVQEGTGTPFFGQNAAGQPVFGLEATGELAIRGTLYSGRNRYLLLQRSGLEVLTPLGFFSRFLVWVMQFFEWLYRITGNYGWAIILFTLITRIVVYPLMRNQYRSMAKMQRLAPKLKKLQERYKDDRQALQQQMMELYRQEGVNPLGGCLPMLLQFPILILLWQTIMYSAEQIHLSPGFLWIRDLSQPDPYYILLILATGAQLLQQWFTQRRMPEPPTGGSQVLGWVFPLVMALLFMSFPAGLWLYWLLTTLLQIGQQWIFDWEMAREARVPTATADDGRQDR, encoded by the coding sequence ATGTGGAGAACAGTCCTGGCCTTGGCCCTCGTGTTCAGCCCCTGGTTCCTCACCGTGCTGGCCGACCAGCCCCTGGAGATCGTGCGCCTGCTCCACGACGGCGGCGAGGTGGTGCAGGTCACCAATGGCCTGGTGCGGTACCAGTTCGCCGAGCTGGGGGGGAGCCTGCGGAGCGCGTACGTGCACTTCACGAGCTACCGCACCCAGAACATGGACGCGGTGCCGGGGTGGGAGGGCGGCGTTCAGCCCTCCCTCGGCCCGGGGGTCAGCCTGCCGTTCGAGGTGTGGCTCGACGAGGCCACCGTCGATCCAACTGTGTACGCCGTGGCCGTGGAAACCCTGGCCCCGGATGTGGCGGTGGTGCGGCTGCAGAGGTCCGGAGACGGCCTCGTCGTCGACAAGGCGTTCACCATCAACTGGGATGCGTTCTACACGATGGACGTGAACGTCCGCGTCCAGGCCCCAGGACAAAGGGTGAGGCTCGTCCTCGGCCATCGCCCGAGCGGCCGGGATGTCCCAGACCTCCGGTTCCTCTACGATGGCAGGGTCTACACCGCCCCCCTTGCCCCGGGCACCTACACCAAGTTCGAGGGCGTGGGCCTGGTGGGCAAGGAGATGGTGTACTTCTTGAGGGTCCAGGAGGGGACGGGCACCCCGTTCTTCGGGCAAAACGCGGCCGGCCAGCCCGTGTTCGGCCTGGAGGCCACCGGCGAATTGGCGATCCGGGGAACGCTCTACAGCGGCCGCAACCGATATCTCCTCCTGCAGAGGTCCGGACTGGAGGTGCTAACCCCGCTCGGGTTCTTCTCCCGCTTCCTGGTGTGGGTGATGCAGTTTTTCGAGTGGCTGTATCGGATCACCGGGAACTACGGCTGGGCGATCATCCTGTTCACCCTGATCACCCGCATCGTCGTGTACCCGCTCATGCGCAACCAGTACCGGTCGATGGCCAAGATGCAGCGGCTCGCCCCCAAGCTCAAGAAGCTCCAGGAGCGGTACAAAGACGACCGGCAGGCCCTGCAACAGCAGATGATGGAGCTGTACCGCCAGGAGGGGGTCAACCCGTTGGGTGGGTGCCTTCCGATGCTGCTGCAGTTTCCGATCCTGATCCTGCTGTGGCAAACGATCATGTACTCGGCGGAGCAGATCCACCTCTCCCCGGGGTTCCTCTGGATCCGCGACCTCTCTCAGCCTGATCCGTACTACATCCTGCTGATCCTGGCTACCGGAGCGCAGCTCCTCCAGCAGTGGTTCACCCAGCGGCGCATGCCGGAACCGCCCACCGGGGGGAGCCAGGTCCTGGGGTGGGTGTTCCCGCTCGTCATGGCCTTGCTCTTCATGAGCTTCCCGGCCGGGCTGTGGCTGTACTGGCTCCTCACCACCCTCCTCCAGATCGGGCAGCAGTGGATCTTCGACTGGGAGATGGCCCGCGAAGCCCGGGTCCCCACCGCCACGGCGGACGATGGACGCCAAGACCGGTGA
- a CDS encoding WecB/TagA/CpsF family glycosyltransferase — translation MNLRRAVLGPTPPVRAGEGRVEVLGIPLTALSQDGFVNEVARRLAQGERGIALFTPDAWAAARAILYDDIRALYRQADLVACDGTSLAWAARVGGHPLPRVAGVDLAWALCARGTEVGWSVYLLGGRPGVAAAAARRVRAAFPGLRIVGTHHGYFAGGGPVREIRRLQPDLLLVALGHPKQERWILAHRDLGAGLLMGVGGTLDLWAGRFCRAPRAWQRLGLEWLWRAAQDPRRVRRLWAVPFLLYHIGLGWTRCRGKRG, via the coding sequence ATGAACCTGCGCCGTGCCGTCCTCGGTCCTACCCCGCCCGTACGGGCAGGAGAGGGCCGGGTGGAGGTGCTCGGCATCCCGCTCACCGCGCTTTCCCAGGACGGGTTCGTGAACGAGGTGGCCCGCCGCCTCGCCCAGGGGGAGCGAGGGATCGCCCTGTTCACCCCGGACGCCTGGGCAGCCGCACGGGCTATCCTGTACGACGACATCCGCGCCCTGTACCGACAGGCGGACTTGGTGGCATGCGATGGAACCTCTCTCGCCTGGGCGGCGCGGGTCGGGGGGCACCCCCTGCCCCGGGTGGCCGGGGTGGACCTGGCGTGGGCGCTGTGCGCACGGGGGACCGAGGTAGGGTGGTCGGTGTACCTCCTCGGGGGCCGGCCGGGGGTGGCTGCGGCCGCCGCGCGCCGGGTGCGCGCCGCGTTCCCCGGGCTCAGGATCGTGGGCACGCACCACGGGTACTTCGCGGGAGGCGGCCCCGTTCGCGAAATCCGCCGGCTGCAGCCTGATTTGCTTCTCGTGGCGCTCGGGCATCCCAAGCAGGAGCGGTGGATCCTCGCCCACCGCGACCTCGGGGCCGGTCTCCTCATGGGGGTGGGAGGGACGCTGGATCTCTGGGCCGGCCGGTTCTGCCGGGCCCCCCGGGCTTGGCAGCGGTTAGGGCTGGAGTGGCTGTGGCGGGCAGCCCAGGACCCACGCCGGGTCCGAAGGCTGTGGGCGGTCCCATTCCTCCTCTACCACATCGGGCTCGGCTGGACCCGCTGCCGAGGAAAACGAGGATAA
- the secF gene encoding protein translocase subunit SecF — translation MTQFDFMGKAKYFSSLSGALVLASILVLVFVGLRPGIDFTGGIQLTIFYPTGTNLTNDALRSYLAPLVGEGTAKSTLYVQSVTADREGVTLPGKIVTVRESSEELKARMREALARPAAGSGIPEPAQVNGLPDTSVTDIGAQVSREIVNRAWQAILVAMAAMLVYIAWRFRLRYAVGAVAALIHDVVITLGVFALFRLEIDLPVIAALLTVVGYSLNDTIVIFDRVRENLKLSKKTPLRDLINRSINQTLTRTINTVSTTLVPIVILFVFGGTALRGFTVAMLMGVIVGTYSTFYVANPIFYWWTLTAEKARARR, via the coding sequence ATGACCCAGTTTGACTTCATGGGCAAGGCGAAGTACTTCTCCTCCCTCTCGGGTGCGCTGGTGTTGGCGAGCATCCTGGTGCTGGTGTTCGTCGGCCTGCGCCCGGGCATCGACTTCACCGGCGGCATCCAGCTCACCATCTTCTACCCCACGGGCACGAACCTCACCAACGACGCCCTCCGCAGCTACCTCGCCCCACTCGTGGGGGAGGGCACGGCCAAATCCACCCTGTACGTCCAGAGCGTGACCGCCGACCGGGAGGGGGTAACCCTGCCCGGAAAGATCGTGACCGTCCGGGAATCCTCTGAGGAGCTCAAGGCCCGGATGCGCGAGGCCCTTGCCCGCCCAGCAGCGGGCTCGGGGATCCCGGAGCCGGCCCAGGTGAACGGTCTTCCAGACACCAGCGTGACGGACATCGGGGCTCAGGTGTCCCGGGAGATCGTCAACCGCGCCTGGCAGGCGATTCTGGTGGCGATGGCCGCGATGCTCGTGTACATCGCGTGGCGGTTCCGCCTCCGGTACGCGGTGGGGGCGGTGGCGGCCCTTATCCACGACGTGGTCATCACGTTGGGCGTGTTCGCCTTGTTCCGCTTGGAGATCGACCTTCCGGTGATCGCCGCCCTGCTCACGGTGGTTGGTTACTCCCTCAACGACACGATCGTCATCTTCGACCGGGTGCGGGAGAACCTGAAGCTCTCCAAGAAGACCCCGCTCCGCGATCTCATCAACCGTTCCATCAACCAGACGCTCACCCGGACCATCAACACCGTGTCCACCACGTTGGTCCCCATCGTGATCTTGTTCGTGTTCGGCGGGACCGCGTTGCGGGGGTTCACCGTGGCGATGCTGATGGGCGTGATCGTCGGCACCTATTCCACGTTCTACGTGGCCAACCCGATCTTCTACTGGTGGACCCTCACCGCGGAAAAGGCGAGGGCCCGGCGCTGA
- the rpsT gene encoding 30S ribosomal protein S20, translating to MAIPNTRSAKRQLRKSLAHRRRNDLRKSAVRFWRRKFQTLVEAGDKEEARKVLPQFQKAVDKAAARGVIHPNRAARLKARLSRRLKAA from the coding sequence TTGGCCATTCCCAACACGCGTTCAGCCAAACGTCAGCTGCGGAAGAGCTTGGCTCACCGAAGGAGGAACGACCTGCGCAAGAGCGCCGTCCGGTTTTGGCGCCGCAAGTTTCAGACGCTGGTCGAGGCCGGAGACAAGGAAGAAGCCCGCAAGGTCCTCCCCCAGTTCCAGAAGGCGGTGGACAAGGCCGCCGCGCGCGGGGTCATTCATCCCAACCGGGCTGCCCGACTCAAGGCCCGACTGAGCCGTCGCCTCAAGGCCGCCTGA